The following coding sequences are from one Bufo bufo chromosome 2, aBufBuf1.1, whole genome shotgun sequence window:
- the AP5S1 gene encoding AP-5 complex subunit sigma-1: protein MVYAFLIHTVGAPGPCRLLYQRLFRCGAEEDFLEKEEVGRKGQLTAAARRVESLCLLRRQFSLPAADPEEALTLHEEDVGVLGLPPGEPFPQEMTVLWVGVHHLGFSLICDPQENLTLAEMTLRMMVKYLLETLRLQTHSSNAILRADKMELALNAFIPQGALLFLSHQAVQALEKELSSCMTL, encoded by the exons ATGGTGTACGCCTTCCTCATCCACACAGTGGGGGCCCCTGGGCCCTGCCGCCTCCTGTACCAGCGCCTGTTCCGCTGCGGGGCGGAGGAGGATTtcctggagaaggaggaggtcgGGCGGAAGGGTCAGCTGACGGCGGCGGCCAG GCGGGTGGAGTCCCTGTGTCTCCTGAGGCGTCAGTTCTCTCTTCCGGCCGCTGACCCAGAGGAGGCGCTCACGCTCCACGAGGAGGATGTCGGGGTGCTGGGGCTACCTCCGGGGGAGCCCTTCCCGCAGGAGATGACTGTGCTCTGGGTGGGGGTTCATCACCTCGGCTTCTCTCTGATCTGTGACCCCCAGGAGAACCTGACGCTGGCGGAGATGACGCTGAGGATGATGGTGAAGTATCTGCTGGAGACGCTGCGCCTCCAGACTCACAGCAGCAACGCCATCCTCCGGGCCGACAAGATGGAGCTGGCCCTCAACGCCTTCATCCCGCAGGGCGCGCTGCTGTTCCTCAGTCACCAGGCCGTGCAGGCGCtagagaaggagctgagcagctgCATGACCCTCTGA